A genomic window from Halomonas sp. LR3S48 includes:
- a CDS encoding LLM class flavin-dependent oxidoreductase: MSRLSDTPLSVLDLAPIRQAGTIADSFAESVALARLTERLGFTRYWLAEHHSLDGIASAATAVLIGHIAGATSRIRVGSGGIMLPNHPPLVIAEQFGTLETLYPGRIDLGLGRAPGSDAATMAALRRDPYAGAENFPELLAELQGFLGEERPDQRVRAVPGQGTNVPLWLLGSSGYSAQLAAREGLPFAFAAQFAPGYLHEALRLYRDNFRPSALLERPYAMVGLPVIAAESDKRAQFLASTTRQKFLGMVRGRRTRSLPPVETLDWTPMERVQVEQFLGAAVIGGPDTVREGLERFLELTGADELMLNTDTYASEDRLRSYEIVSEVWHA, encoded by the coding sequence ATGTCCCGACTTTCCGACACTCCACTGTCCGTCCTCGATCTGGCGCCGATCCGCCAGGCCGGTACCATTGCCGACAGCTTCGCCGAGAGCGTGGCGCTCGCCCGGCTGACCGAACGCCTGGGTTTTACCCGCTACTGGCTGGCCGAGCACCACAGCCTCGACGGCATCGCCAGCGCCGCCACCGCCGTGCTGATCGGTCATATCGCCGGTGCCACCTCACGCATCCGCGTCGGCAGTGGTGGCATCATGCTGCCCAACCATCCGCCGCTGGTGATCGCCGAGCAGTTCGGTACCCTGGAGACGCTCTATCCGGGGCGTATCGACCTGGGGCTGGGCCGAGCGCCGGGCTCCGACGCCGCCACCATGGCCGCACTGCGCCGCGACCCCTATGCCGGTGCCGAGAATTTCCCTGAGCTGCTGGCCGAGCTCCAAGGCTTCCTCGGCGAGGAGAGGCCGGACCAGCGCGTACGCGCCGTGCCCGGCCAGGGCACCAACGTCCCGCTCTGGCTGCTCGGCTCCAGCGGCTACAGCGCCCAGCTCGCCGCCCGCGAGGGGCTGCCGTTCGCCTTCGCCGCCCAGTTCGCCCCCGGCTACCTGCACGAGGCGCTCAGGCTCTACCGCGACAACTTCCGCCCCTCGGCGCTGCTCGAACGCCCCTACGCCATGGTCGGGCTGCCGGTGATCGCCGCCGAGAGCGATAAGCGTGCCCAGTTCCTCGCCTCCACCACCCGCCAGAAGTTCCTCGGCATGGTGCGCGGCCGTCGCACCCGCTCGCTGCCGCCGGTCGAGACCCTCGACTGGACGCCCATGGAACGGGTGCAGGTGGAACAGTTCCTGGGCGCGGCGGTGATCGGCGGACCCGATACCGTGCGCGAGGGGCTCGAGCGCTTCCTCGAGCTGACCGGGGCCGACGAACTGATGCTCAATACCGATACCTACGCCAGCGAGGATCGACTGCGCAGCTACGAGATCGTCAGCGAGGTGTGGCACGCATGA
- a CDS encoding AzlC family ABC transporter permease translates to MTPPAPGAQLDLAGILIGIRRMAPLSLFVVVFGLAYGVAALSRGLSGLEAMLMSALVFAGASQFAALELWGPEIPLLPLIATTFAINARHLLMGAAIQPWLAHLPPGQRYTSLVVMSDSNWAMAAADRQRGETNVGMLVGGGIALWLTWLAGTLLGVIFGSGIEEPERFGLDVIMGCFLLAMLAGGRRDLAMLLPWGAAALAALAAMTWLPPHSHVIVGALAGGLAGMLLPRRQKEPA, encoded by the coding sequence ATGACCCCACCTGCACCCGGCGCCCAGCTCGATCTTGCCGGTATTCTCATCGGCATCCGCCGCATGGCACCGCTTTCGCTGTTCGTGGTGGTTTTCGGCCTGGCCTACGGTGTGGCCGCCCTGTCGCGCGGCCTGTCGGGCCTGGAGGCCATGCTGATGAGTGCGCTGGTATTCGCCGGTGCCTCGCAGTTCGCCGCCCTGGAGCTATGGGGGCCGGAAATCCCGCTGCTGCCACTGATCGCCACCACCTTCGCCATCAACGCCCGACATCTGCTGATGGGGGCCGCCATCCAGCCCTGGCTGGCCCACCTGCCTCCCGGCCAGCGCTACACCAGCCTGGTGGTGATGAGCGACTCCAACTGGGCCATGGCCGCCGCCGATCGCCAGCGCGGCGAGACCAACGTCGGCATGCTGGTGGGAGGCGGCATCGCCCTGTGGCTGACCTGGCTTGCGGGCACGCTGCTCGGGGTAATCTTCGGCAGCGGTATCGAGGAGCCCGAGCGCTTCGGACTCGACGTGATCATGGGCTGCTTCCTGCTGGCCATGCTGGCAGGCGGGCGTCGCGACCTGGCGATGCTGCTACCGTGGGGCGCCGCCGCGCTGGCCGCCCTGGCGGCCATGACCTGGCTGCCGCCGCACTCCCATGTGATCGTCGGTGCCCTGGCCGGCGGGCTGGCGGGCATGCTGTTGCCGCGCCGACAGAAGGAGCCCGCATGA
- a CDS encoding AzlD family protein, with the protein MTLPSTTAGAVIAIMVMALVTYLTRAGGVFVMSRIPIGPKVERFINAMAGSVLVAVITPMAAQGDWGARLALLATLVVMLTTQKALAAISAGILTAALWRLVA; encoded by the coding sequence ATGACCCTACCCTCGACGACGGCGGGAGCCGTCATTGCCATCATGGTCATGGCGTTGGTCACCTACCTGACCCGCGCCGGCGGCGTGTTCGTGATGTCGCGAATCCCCATCGGCCCCAAGGTGGAACGCTTCATCAATGCCATGGCGGGCTCGGTGCTGGTCGCGGTGATCACCCCCATGGCAGCGCAAGGCGACTGGGGCGCGCGCCTGGCGCTGCTGGCCACGCTCGTGGTGATGCTGACCACCCAGAAGGCCCTTGCAGCGATCAGCGCCGGCATTCTCACCGCTGCCCTGTGGCGACTGGTCGCATAG
- a CDS encoding c-type cytochrome: MSHAFRLGLPPAVLVLLAMLSTPVPGAADEHAQGERLFRSQCIGCHSIEPGRHLAGPSLHALVGRPAGSLEDFDYSPVLEQADLTWNRENLDAFLAGPQEFLPGTRMVLWGLDERSRQRIIDYLESIAKP; this comes from the coding sequence GTGTCGCACGCCTTCCGGCTCGGCCTGCCGCCGGCCGTCCTCGTCCTACTGGCGATGCTTTCAACTCCGGTGCCAGGCGCGGCTGACGAACATGCCCAGGGCGAACGATTGTTCCGCTCGCAGTGCATCGGTTGTCACAGCATCGAACCCGGTCGGCACCTGGCTGGCCCCAGCCTGCACGCCCTGGTCGGCCGACCGGCCGGCAGCCTCGAGGACTTCGATTACTCGCCGGTCCTGGAACAAGCCGACCTCACATGGAACCGTGAGAACCTGGACGCCTTCCTCGCCGGACCCCAGGAGTTCCTGCCCGGCACGCGCATGGTGCTGTGGGGGCTCGACGAGCGCTCGCGCCAGCGCATCATCGACTACCTGGAAAGTATCGCCAAGCCCTGA
- a CDS encoding ABC transporter permease, giving the protein MRLMPWLNCLRGVVGRELLRFLHQRSRFLAALVRPLVWLFVFATGFRMALGVAMTEPYQTYILYEVYIVPGLVGMIQLFNGMQSSLSMVYDREMGSMRVLLVSPFPRWYLLVCKLLASTLVSVVQVYVFLAIAWAYGIQAPLMGYLYLLPALLVTGFMVGALGLLLSSFIRQLENFAGVMNFVIFPMFFLSSALYPLWRIREGSYLVYQIAALNPFTHAVEMIRFAMYERFNADAATISVVVAAILLALAILGYNPSRGMMARKGGGD; this is encoded by the coding sequence ATGCGCCTGATGCCTTGGCTGAACTGCCTGCGCGGCGTGGTGGGGCGCGAACTGCTGCGCTTCCTGCACCAGCGCAGCCGCTTCCTGGCGGCACTGGTGCGACCGCTGGTGTGGTTGTTCGTGTTTGCCACCGGCTTTCGCATGGCGCTGGGTGTTGCCATGACCGAGCCCTACCAGACCTACATTCTCTACGAGGTCTACATCGTGCCGGGGCTGGTGGGCATGATCCAGCTGTTCAATGGCATGCAGAGTTCGCTGTCGATGGTCTACGACCGCGAGATGGGCAGCATGCGGGTGCTGCTGGTCAGTCCCTTTCCACGCTGGTACCTGCTGGTGTGCAAGTTGCTCGCCAGTACCCTGGTGTCGGTGGTGCAGGTCTACGTCTTTCTTGCCATCGCCTGGGCCTACGGCATCCAGGCGCCCCTGATGGGCTACCTCTACCTGCTGCCGGCGCTGCTGGTGACCGGCTTCATGGTCGGTGCCCTGGGGCTGCTGCTCTCCTCCTTCATTCGCCAACTGGAGAACTTTGCCGGAGTGATGAACTTCGTCATCTTCCCGATGTTCTTCCTCTCCTCGGCGCTCTATCCGCTATGGCGCATCCGCGAGGGCAGCTACCTGGTCTACCAGATCGCCGCGCTCAACCCCTTCACCCATGCCGTGGAGATGATCCGCTTCGCCATGTATGAGCGCTTCAACGCTGATGCGGCAACGATCAGTGTGGTCGTAGCCGCGATTTTGCTGGCGCTGGCAATCCTCGGCTATAACCCTTCCCGTGGCATGATGGCCCGCAAGGGCGGCGGGGACTGA
- a CDS encoding ABC transporter ATP-binding protein encodes MSEVTAVRGGTAPALEIAGLSFTYDGKPVLEALSVAMAAGEFVVLLGPNGAGKTTLFSLITRLHDRRRGEIRIGGFDVRRQAVQAHARIGVVFQQPTLDPDLSVAQNLAYHGALHGMGRREASLRAEAQLERVGLADQRRTRVRQLSGGQRRRVEIARGLMHSPRLLLLDEPTVGLDIASRRELVEHAHRLCAEEGVAVLWATHLIDEVRPGDRVLVLHRGRLLADERAEALPTRLGVDSLGEAFDRLVGGEGTCA; translated from the coding sequence GTGAGCGAAGTGACCGCTGTGCGTGGAGGAACGGCACCTGCCCTCGAGATTGCCGGGCTGAGCTTCACCTATGATGGAAAACCGGTGCTCGAGGCACTCTCCGTGGCCATGGCGGCGGGGGAGTTCGTCGTGCTGCTGGGGCCCAACGGTGCCGGCAAGACCACCCTGTTCTCGCTGATCACCCGTCTTCACGATCGCCGCCGGGGCGAGATCCGCATCGGCGGCTTCGATGTGCGCCGTCAGGCAGTGCAGGCGCATGCTCGCATCGGCGTGGTATTCCAGCAGCCGACCCTCGATCCCGACCTCAGCGTGGCGCAGAACCTCGCGTACCACGGTGCCCTGCACGGCATGGGGCGGCGCGAGGCGAGCTTGCGAGCCGAGGCGCAGCTCGAACGGGTGGGGCTGGCCGACCAGCGTCGCACGCGGGTGCGCCAGCTCTCCGGCGGTCAGCGACGGCGGGTGGAGATCGCCCGCGGGCTGATGCACTCACCGCGCCTGCTGCTGCTCGACGAGCCCACCGTGGGGCTGGATATCGCCTCGCGCCGCGAGCTGGTCGAGCATGCTCATCGGCTGTGCGCCGAGGAGGGCGTGGCGGTACTGTGGGCGACCCACCTGATCGACGAGGTGCGCCCCGGCGACCGGGTGCTGGTGCTGCATCGAGGCCGTCTGCTGGCCGACGAGCGGGCCGAGGCGTTGCCCACTCGGCTTGGCGTCGATAGCCTGGGCGAGGCTTTCGACCGCCTGGTGGGCGGGGAGGGTACATGCGCCTGA